In the Nitratiruptor sp. YY09-18 genome, ATAAAGAGATCCATTTCAAACTACGTACTAACCGTCATAAAAAAGGTGCAGCGTATGGACTAAGCTTTATGCTTCCCCAAAGGGACGATTTTATCTATACTCCTTCACTCATTGGTGAAATCAACTACAAAAAATCTCTTGGAAAATATAATCTCGCTTTGCAAATAGGTCGCAAGTATGATAGTTTCAAAAATGATCTCGATGTAGCACCTCCAGGCTTTACATATCATGTAGGTGGACAAGAAGTTGTCTTTGCTGATGGTTTTCATGGTCTTTATGAAGCAAAACAGCGTACAGACTATGCAAAAGTAGAATATGCTTATATTCCATCTTCTCGTATGACCCTCAAAAGTGGTTTACTTCTCACAAAAGAGAAGACCTACAAAGTCAAAACTATCACGAACAGCCTCGATGGATCTGGTGCAGTAGTCGACTACTCTGTAATCCGGCCATTTCTCAATCCTCATGCTAAGAGAGTGAGACAAATATACTATCTTAGTGCTGATTTTATGATAGATTCTCAGTGGAGTCTCTATACAGGAATAAACTATGAAAAGATCATTGGCAAATACGATGTAGTCAATCCAAGGCTCTGTGTGGTCTATTGGATTGATGATGAAAATATTCTCAAATTCTTAGCAAGCAGATCCAATCGTGATCCATCCTGGCAAGAGATGTTTACCATCAACAATACTACTCGCGTGGGCAATCCTAACCTTGATCCAGAGCGTGTGACAGCATTTGAGATCAACTATATTAAAAAGCTAAGTACTGACGACTTCTTTCAAGGAACAATCTTCTATCTTAAAAATAGTGATGTCATTTCAAATATTAATCCACAAAGAGAGTTTCACAATAGCTGTAAGAACAGTATCTATGGATTAGAGCTTGAACTGCGTAAGAATATAACCAACTCTTTGCAGCTCTATGCAAACTACTCATATGTATATGGAAAAGATGATCATTCGCATCCAATAGATAACGTAGCAAACCATATGGCAAAGATTTATCTGCTCAAAAATATAGATGTGCATCTGGATATGAGTATTATGAGTAGATACATTGGAGCAAAGAGGAGAGTATATTACGACAATCGTCCAAAACTTAATGATTATATTGATACAGATATTGCTATGCGCTACAAATATGATCAAAACTTAGAATTCTCATTTGTAGTGAAAAATATTTTTGATAACGATATGCGCTTCCCATCCAAACCATATACATATGAAAAAGATTATCCTATCACTGATGGGCGCACATTCATGATAGTGTTGAGGGGTACGTTTTGATACGGCTGATTTTGGTTTTGATAGTTATTTTTTTGGAACTTAGAGCATATGAATACAATGACTTCTTGCTTCATACCCAAATTTCAATCTATCCCAAACTCCTCGCCTTTGATAAAAATCTCGGAAAAAATATCAAAGATGAAAAGATCGATTTTTACATCATTTATGCTTCCATAGACGAGCTTGTTGCACAAAAATTACAATCTGCTATTAGTCAAAAATTTGATGCTATTCATGGGTATCCCCTCCAGGTGCATCTGCTAAAAGTTAATGAGGCTTTAGCCGATAAGAGATTGTATGAGTATGTAGATGCAATCTATCTCTTGAAAATTGATGAAGCCAAGGCCAAGGAGTTGGCTATGAAAATAGCTAAACACAATGTTTACTCGTTTGTTTACGATAAAAAGGATCTTCTCTATGGATATCTCTTTGCGATTGCCATCGAGCGGAGTGTAACAATATATATAAATAAAAAAGTTTTACAGCAAAACGATTTTGATTTTATTACAGCTCTTTTTGAAAACTCCAAAATAGTTGCACCATGAAAAAAATAAGCTCTTCTCTTTCTAAGCGTATACTCTTCTATCTCTCCATTCTCTCTATAGCTCTCATTATATCTATCTTCTATGCTTTTGAAGAGGCGGGGAAAAACGCTTTTAAGAAAATGGAAGAAGAAAAAGCCCAGGTCATTATCGATACTATCTTACCTAGTGTAGCTATGAATCTCTATCTTGGCTTTGATAATAAAGTCAAAGATATCATTACAAATATCCTCAAAACCAACAAGAATATCCTTGGAATTACGATCATCAATCATGGCAAAGTGGTCTCAAGCAGTATCAAGCGAAAAATTGGATCGCAAAACTATTTCATTTTTACACGAGAAATAAAAGAGCCAAATGCAGAGAATTCTCTTGGACGTATGCATGTAATTTACTCCTATGAGCATTTTAACACCCTTATGGATAAATACTCCAAGCTCTTGTGGCAGTTTCTCATAGGTATTATATTGGTGATGGTGCTTTTTGGTATCTATATTGATAGACTTCTCAATCCTCTCAGACGTATTACAAATGAGTTGCTTCACTATTCTCCCAAAAAGCTCTTTAAGTTCAATCTCAAAGATAGAGATGATGAGATTGGCGCAATTGCCTCAGCTCTTGAAACTATGCAAGAGCGTATCGTCGAGTATGCTAGAAACCAAGAGAATGTCAATGCACTCTTGGAGCAAAAAGTCAAAGAAAAGACCCAGGAGCTTAAAAATAGGCTCTATATCGATAGCCTTACTGGCCTTCCCAATAGATTTAAGCTCAGTGATGATATCGAAAAATTTGATGAGATCGGCCTTGTAGTACTCAATATCGATAATTTTAAGGAGATCAACGACTTTTTTGGTCATGAAATCGGTGACAAGATCCTCAAAGATTTTGCTCAAAAAATTCACAAACTCTTTAAAAGCGGCAACCCAAAATTTTATAGACTCTCAGGAGATGAGTTTGCACTTCTCTTTAGCGGAAAGATGAGCAAGAGTGATATAGAGCATTTTTTAAATATTTTTGCCGAAAAACTAGAGCAGATGATTTTTTTCCATGGAGATAAAGAGCTAGCACTCCATGTAACTATGGGAGCAGCACTTCAAAAAGAGGGAGCGCTCGAAAAAGCAGATATTGCACTGAAAAAAGCAAGGCAAAAGCGTAAACTCTATGAGATCTACTATGATGAAGATAAAGAGGTAGAGCAGCAGTACAAAAACAACATCGAGTGGATCAAGAAACTCAAAAAATCGATTGAACTTGAGCGTGTTGTGCCATTTTTTCAGCCAATTGTCCATGTCGATACAAAAAGGCCTAAAGGGTATGAGTGTCTCATGCGCATCATTGATGATGATGGATCTATGGTCTCACCAGTGCACTTTTTGGATATTGCCAAAAAGAGCCGCTACTACTATAAGCTTACTGAAATTATGATCGAAAAGAGTTGTGAGTATTTTGAAAATTCAAGATGCAGTTTCTCTATCAATCTCTCTATCCTAGATATTCTCAATACCGATATTGTTCAAATTCTCAAAAACGCCTTGAAAAAATATAGTGTCAAAGATCGTCTCATTTTAGAGATAGTAGAATCTGAAGGAATTGAGAACTATGATGTAATCCACGTGTTTCTCCATGAGATGAAAGAGCTTGGATGCCAGGTGGCAATTGATGATTTTGGCACAGGCTACTCTAATTTTGAGCATATTCTCAAGCTTCCCATAGATTACATCAAAATCGATGGCTCATTGATTAAAAATATCACTACTAACAAAGATGCAGAGCTTATTGTCTCGACTATTGTAGACTTTGCCAAGAAGAAACATATCAAAACAGTATCAGAATTTGTAAGTAGCGAAGAGATTTACAATAAAGTCAAAGAGTTAGGTGTCGATTTTGCACAAGGCTACTACTTTTCACCTCCGAAGCAGTTCGTGCCAAAAGAGTGTATCAGTATATGATAGAGTAGCGCACTTTTATGCGAATGAGGGTAGTTTGTGATGGAAGAGGGTAGTCTTTGTAGGCAGTTTTGATAGTTTCTAGGGAGTTTTCATCAAGCACTTCAAATCCGCTCGATTGTATAATATGTAAATCTGTAATATCCCCATTTGGATGGAGATAAAACTCTACTATATTTGTGCCCTCTTGCTTTGTTTTTGCTGCAATGTAGGGGTAGCCTCTAAGATAGAGATACTTTTGTGTAATGAGACCGATTTTATCGAGATTGTCTTTAATGAATTCGCGCTGGGTCTTTGTAAAGGTCTCAAACTTATCTTTATAAAGACGAGAGATATTTTTGGGAATAGCTATCTTCTTTTGAGGGTGCGATTTTTTTGCAAAAATTTGACTTAGACTTGGTAAGGCTTCGTGTGAAGATTTTGAAGCTCTTTTTTTGGCCACTCTCTTTTTTTTAATGCTTCTCTTTTTTAAAATCCGCACTCTCTTTTTGGCTCTTTTATTTACGCCTCTTTTTGCTATCTTGACAACCTTTTGCGGTTGTGCAATTTGCTGTTTTTTTGTAGCCTTTTTCTCTTTAATTAACGATTTTTTCATAGCTGGAGGCTGGGGTTTGAGCAGGCGTACTGAGCCTAGTGAGAGTGGATGGCGTTCTGGAAGTTTTCTATATTCTTGTTTTGGATGTAAATCGAGTGAAATTGCCAAAAAGAGGAGAATATAGAGAACGAGAGTAATAAAAAATGAGATGACTAATCTATGCATAAAGTGATTATAATGAATAATGGTGTAAAATCAAAATAAAAAAGGCAAAAAATGCTAGAGAAATCGCAGCAAGCTTATCAAGAGGCAATACAATATATCCCGGGCGGTGTAGATTCTCCTGTCAGAGCTTTCAAGAGCGTAGGAGGTGTGCCGCCATTTATCGAAAGAGGTAAGGGAGCATTGCTCTATGATATTGATGGAAATGAGTATATAGATTATGTGCAAAGTTGGGGCCCACTCATCTTTGGGCATGCGGATGAAGAGACTCTCCAGGCAGTTTGTGATCAAGCCCAAAAAGGCTTAAGTTTTGGCGCACCAACACTCCTAGAGACTGCACTGGCCAAAGAGATAGTTGAGCTTTTTGATAGCGTAGATAAGATTCGCTTTGTCAATAGTGGTACAGAAGCGGTAATGAGTGCAATAAGACTTGCTCGGGGATTTACTGGTAGAGATGATATTATAAAATTTGAAGGCTGTTACCACGGTCATAGTGACTCTCTTTTGGTAAGTGCTGGAAGCGGTGCAGCTACCTTTGGAACTCCTTCTAGTCCAGGCGTCCCCGCAGATTTTACCAAGCATACACTTCTGGCTCGCTACAACGATATAGAAAGTGTTAAGAAATGTTTTGCAGCAAGTGATGAAATTGCTTGTGTGATCATTGAGCCAATTGCAGGAAATATGGGGCTTGTACCAGCCAAAGAAGAGTTTTTACAAGAGCTCAGAGCACTTTGTGATGAGCATGGCACGCTCCTTATTTTTGATGAAGTTATGAGTGGATTCCGTGCCCATCTCAAAGGTGCACAAGGATTGGTTGATATAAAACCAGATTTGGTGACATTTGGAAAAGTTATTGGTGGAGGAATGCCAGTAGGTGCATTTGGCGGACGAGCTGAGATTATGAGTCATTTGAGTCCGGAAGGTCCGGTATATCAGGCAGGAACACTCAGTGGTAATCCTGTAGCCATGGCCGCTGGTCTTAGTGCGATACGAAGACTCAAAAAAGATCCATCTATCTATAATATTTTAGAAACAAGAGCAAAAGGATTGGTTGGAGGATTCAAAAAAATTGCGTCTGATCATGGTATTCCACTGCAAGTTGAAGTAAGAGGGAGTATGTTTGGATTCTTCTTTAATGATAAGCCAGTTGAGAATTTTGATGATGCAAAAAGAAGCGATCTAGAGTTCTTTGCAAAATTCCACCAAGAGATGATCAAGAGAGGAGTATACTTTGCTTGCAGTCAGTTTGAGACTGGATTTATTTGTACTCCACTTGACGAGAAGCTCATAGATATGACATTAGAAAAAATCGATGAAGCGATGAAAAAGCTAGCATGAGTGAGCCAAAGTATAAAAAGATTATAGAGGGGGCAGAAGTTCTCTCTCTTGGAATTTCTGTTGTAGTAGCTATCCTCATAGGTGTGGGATTGGGGATATGGATGAAGAGCATTTTTGGTTATGGGTGGCTTCTTTGGCTTGGGGTATTTTGGGGAATAGCTGCAGCAATCCTCAATATCTACAAAGCCTATCAAAAGCAAAAACGAGACCTTGATGAGCTAGCCAAAGATCCTCGCTACAAAAACTACTATGACAAGAGTGAAGAGGATGAATTAGAAGAGTATGAAAAATGAAAAATTTCTTTTTCGTAGCTTTTTTTCTTGATATTTTGCTTATCATCTATGCATTTTTCTCTTCCCCCTATTTCCTCCTCAACTCCCAGCTTGGTTTCATTGCTGCTCTTTTAGTAATAATGGGATCATTTTATGGATATAAACGATTTATCCAAGCACGACAAAATTCTCAAAAAACTGATATTATAGACACAATCGAAGATAGATTTGATCTTTACAGTGAAGAAACACATGAAGAAAGAAGCGCAAAAGAGCTCTTTGAAGAGGAGAGAGCAAAAAGTAAAGCAAAAGGAGCTGGGCTCAAACACTTCCTCTCAACTGCTCCAGGATTTTTCTCTCCCTATCGCCTCTTTGGCTATCTCTTCTTGGTAGTAGCCGTATTGGTGCTGATTCGTAAAAATCTCTTTGAGCCGTGGAGTTTTTTAGCTGGACTTTCAGTAGTGCCTGTGAGTGTTATACTATTTGCGCTCTTTGCGAGCAGGAGCTCGCAAGATCAATCTTCGATATAGTTTTTTATTTTACGACCAACTTTTGGATGCTTGAGCTTCTTGATAGCGCTGCTCTCTATTTGACGTACACGCTCACGTGTGACGTTAAGCTCCTTGCCAATCTCTTCTAATGTTCTGTCACTCTCATCTGGTAAGAGTCCGAAGCGCATACGCACAACTGCTTTTTCTCTCTCATTGAGGTTTTCCAAAATCTCATCAATTTTGCTCTTCATATCCTCTTTCATGATCACTTCGAGTGGATTTGGAGCATTTTTATCTTCGATAAAGTCTCCAAACTTACCATCCTCTTCGCTTCCAATTGGTGCTTCGAGGCTTACCGGCTCTTTTGTAATTTTGATTACGTTTTTTACTTTATCAACCGGAAGTCCCACCTCTTTTGCAATGGTCTCTACATCTGGCTCTTTCCCTGTCTCTTGGAGGTGTTTACGCACAATCTTGTTGATACGATTAATCGTCTCAATCATATGGATAGGAATACGTATGGTGCGTGCTTGATCAGCAATAGCACGGCTGATTGCCTGGCGTATCCACCATGTGGCATAGGTGGAGAATTTGTATCCCTTTTTGTACTCAAACTTATCAACAGCCTTCATGAGGCCGATATTTCCCTCTTGGATGAGATCAAGAAATGGTAAACCTCTATTGGTATAGCGTTTTGCAATTGAGACTACTAAACGTAGGTTGCTTTTTGCCATACGTGTCTTTGCTTCTTCGCTGATTTTTTTACCTCGTTTAATCTGCTCTAAGATTTCTGCTAACTTTTCGGGCTCAAGATTAAAACCCTTCTTGCTTGCCTCTTTAGCTTGAAAAAGCTTCTTTATATCCATATATGTGCTTACCATAGTTGCCTCAGGTACACGGGCAGCTATCTCTTCTTTGCTTAGTTCAGTGATTTCTTCAAGGAGTTTTCTATGATTTTCTCGTAGTTGCTCATTAAAAAGTGGTAGACGGTACTCAAGTTTTTTGAGCTCTTTTTCAAATCCCTCATCACTCTTGAGTGCTGTCTCCATAGATTTGACAAGCTCATTGATAAGTTTGCTTGTAGGTCCAAGTTCGAGGAGCTTTTCTTTCATCTGTTTTTTCTTAAACGCCACTACAAGCTCATGATGAAATTTCTCTTCTTCACTTGCATCTTCAGGGAGTTCTTTATCTCTAACTTTAAGCCACTCTTTTTTTGCTTTTTCCAAAGCTTTAAACAATTCGATAATGCGCTTTTCTCTTTTAGAGTATTTTGCTTTCTTGCGCTCCTCTTTATCGAGGCTCTCTTCTTCATCTCCCTCTTCTTCAAAGCTTTTAAAGAGCTCTTTTACTCTTCTCTCACGATTAATAAGGGGCTCTTTATAGTCAAGAATGAAGTCTATAAGATAGGGAACAGAGCAGATTGCATCAAGAATGATATTCTCACCCAGCTCTATTTTTTTGGAAAGTTCTATCTCTTCCTCTTTTGTAAGAAGAGGAATTTGCCCCATCTCTCTTAAGTACATTCTCACAGGGCTATCGCTTCTGCTCCACTCAAGTAGCTCTTTATCTTTTGTGAGGTCGAACTCCTCAGCAAGCTCCTCTTCAGTGAGCTTCTTGCGCTCTTCTTCTTTTTTTGCTTTCTCTTCGATGTTGAGCTGTTTTGCCGCCTCTCCGCTGGTAATGATATCTACGTTATACTTTTTTTGCAGAGCCAAAATTTTTTTTGCTTGAGCGAGTGTTGGTTGTCTCTCAAACAGATCTACAATCTGCTCATAAGTTACAAATCCATTTTTATGTTCGGCGAAAAACTCTTCAAGTTTTTTGTTGAGATCTTTTGTAGCCATTCGCAGTAGCTCCTTGGTGCAGAATTAGGGGGTCTTATTAAATTGGAGGATATTATACCATAATTCTTTGTATGATACTTTTTACTAACTGCTGCTTTTTTGCTATAATCACCAAAAATTATGCAGGAGCATGTATGAACGTAATTACGGGTAAAGTATGGAAATTTGGTGATAATATCGATACCGATCTTATCATTGCTGCCCGCTATCTCAATACTTCAGATCCTCATGAATTAGCAAAGCATGTGATGGAAGATGCTGACCCTGAGTTTGTCAAAAAACTTCAGCCAGGTGATATTATAGTTGCGGGAGAGAATTTTGGATGTGGAAGTAGCCGTGAACACGCACCTATAGCACTTAAAGCAGCTGGCGTTGCAGCAGTAGTGGCAAAGAGCTTTGCAAGGATCTTTTATCGTAATGCTTTTAATATGGGATTACCAATATTTGAGCTTCCAGAAGCTGACAAGATAAATGAAGGTGATCTTATTTCAATAGATATGGAGAGCGGAGTAATTAAAGATCTTAACAAGCACAATGAGTATAAATTCACACCGATTCCTCCATTTATGCAAGAGCTTCTTGCATGTGGTGGTCTTATAAATTATGCAAAAGCAAAAATCTTGGAGGAGAATGCATGAGGAGATATACAGTAGCCCTCATCAAAGGTGATGGTATAGGACCTGAAATTATTGATGAGGCTGTAAAAGTCCTCGATGCAGTAAGTGTCAAAGAGGGCTTTGAGATAACATATAAAGAGGCTTTGCTTGGAGGAGCTTCTATTGAAGTGACAGGTGAACCAATAACTGAAGAGACAATAGAGATAGCTAAGAGTGCAGATGCAGTGCTTTTTGGTGCTATTGGAGGGCCACAATGGGATGACCTTCCACGAGATAAGCGACCAGAGACTGGTCTTTTGAAGCTTCGTAAAGCTCTTGAAGTCTTTGCAAATTTACGTCCAACAACTGTCTATGATGAACTCATCAATGCTTCTACCCTCAAGCCAGAAGTGATTAAGGGAACTGACCTTATGGTAGTGCGCGAGCTCATTGGGGGTATCTATTTTGGACAACCACGTGGCTATGAGGGAGATAAAGCCTACAATACCATGGTGTATACCAAAGAGGAAGTGAGACGTATTGCAAAAGTTGCATTTAAAATTGCTATGAAGCGCGACAAAAAAATTACTTCTGTTGATAAAGCAAATGTTCTTGAAGTGAGCCAACTGTGGCGTGATACGGTCAATGAAGTAGCTAAAGAGTATCCTGAAGTCACACTCGATCATCTCTATGTAGACAATGCAGCAATGCAGCTTGTACGTGATCCAAAGCAGTTTGATGTGATTCTTACAGGCAACATATTTGGAGATATTCTCAGCGATGAAGCAAGTATGCTTAGTGGCTCAATAGGACTGCTGCCTAGTGCAAGCATCGGACTCAAGCATGGCTTGTATGAGCCAATCCACGGAAGTGCCCCAGACATTGCAGGACAAGGCATCGCCAATCCGATCGCTACCATCGCAAGTGCAGCTATGATGCTTAAATATCAGTTTGGCGAAGAGAGTGCTGCGAAAAGAATAGAAGATGCTATCAAGCGTGTTCTCAAAGAGGGCTATAGAACCAAAGATATAGCTTCTTTTGATGCCAAAGAGGTTGTAACCACAAGTGAAATGGGTAGTTTGATCGCCCAGTATGCAAGCGAAATTTAAACATGGGGGATACTACCCCCAGCTCTTTTCACTTCTCCCTCCAAAACTTCACAAAGACCTCCAAATTTTGCGCAAATTTTTTGCTTCCTATACCAAGCGGGTCTATATCGTCGGGGGCAGTGTGCGAGATATGCTGCGCCACTTCATCCATGGTGACAGAGTTACAATAGTAGACCTTGATATTGAAGTGTATGATATTGCTCCAAAAGAGTTTGATACTCTCATGCAGCGCCTTGATGCCAAAGGGGTAGGCAAGAGCTTTTTTGTCTACAAATATAAAGAGAATATCGATATTTCACTGCCTCGAGTTGAGAGCAAAATTGGACGAGGGCACAAAGCTTTTGCGGTTGATCTTGCAAAAGATGAGCAAGAAGCAAGTATGCGCCGCGATTTTACTATGAATGCTTTGATGCTTAACATATATGATGGCAAGCTTTTAGATTTTTGGAAAGGGGTAGATGCAATTGCAAAAAAGCGAATAGTTATAGTGAATCCTATTAAATTTCAAGAAGATAGCCTACGTGTCTTAAGAGGGATGCAGTTTGCTGCGCGCTTTGGGTATAAGATTGAACAAAAAAGCTGCGAGATTATGCAAAAGATGGATCTCGATGATTTGAGTAGCGAGAGGATATTTTGGGAGTTTGAGAAGATGTTTCAAGCCTTTTATCTCCATTTTGGGCTCTACTATCTCATAGCATTGAGAGTTGATCGCAAAATATTTGGCAAAGAGTTTGCACCCATTTTTTTCAAAACTGCAAAAGAGTTACAAAAAAATCGCTCCAATTTTGAAGCAGATCTTTATAAATTCTACTTTCTCTATATTCTGGCAAAAAATGCTCATATGCGCTTCACCTCACTTCTTGATACTCTTAAAACCCCCAACGAGTACTACAAAGCCTTTCGCAAGCAAAAGAGTC is a window encoding:
- a CDS encoding TonB-dependent siderophore receptor, producing MVRRLVVSLLATCTLFGADHTQSLFDELQTFSNLAKETKETEFYQPHIISVYKGKDLEKVGAQNLMQALWLVPGLDIYGDNLDIKTAIFRGSNPFAYGQSKLFIDGVLVNDVMFDSYSTFLDMPIELIKRIEVIRGPGSKAEGYNAYAGSIYVITYAEDDDGGKVFAKRGSFRYRSIGFYKKWKIDDFHLYTEGYWQKDHKALKAGPDSLATGVWGADNIALAKSGKVPLWLDNYSFALYGDYKEIHFKLRTNRHKKGAAYGLSFMLPQRDDFIYTPSLIGEINYKKSLGKYNLALQIGRKYDSFKNDLDVAPPGFTYHVGGQEVVFADGFHGLYEAKQRTDYAKVEYAYIPSSRMTLKSGLLLTKEKTYKVKTITNSLDGSGAVVDYSVIRPFLNPHAKRVRQIYYLSADFMIDSQWSLYTGINYEKIIGKYDVVNPRLCVVYWIDDENILKFLASRSNRDPSWQEMFTINNTTRVGNPNLDPERVTAFEINYIKKLSTDDFFQGTIFYLKNSDVISNINPQREFHNSCKNSIYGLELELRKNITNSLQLYANYSYVYGKDDHSHPIDNVANHMAKIYLLKNIDVHLDMSIMSRYIGAKRRVYYDNRPKLNDYIDTDIAMRYKYDQNLEFSFVVKNIFDNDMRFPSKPYTYEKDYPITDGRTFMIVLRGTF
- a CDS encoding bifunctional diguanylate cyclase/phosphodiesterase, with amino-acid sequence MKKISSSLSKRILFYLSILSIALIISIFYAFEEAGKNAFKKMEEEKAQVIIDTILPSVAMNLYLGFDNKVKDIITNILKTNKNILGITIINHGKVVSSSIKRKIGSQNYFIFTREIKEPNAENSLGRMHVIYSYEHFNTLMDKYSKLLWQFLIGIILVMVLFGIYIDRLLNPLRRITNELLHYSPKKLFKFNLKDRDDEIGAIASALETMQERIVEYARNQENVNALLEQKVKEKTQELKNRLYIDSLTGLPNRFKLSDDIEKFDEIGLVVLNIDNFKEINDFFGHEIGDKILKDFAQKIHKLFKSGNPKFYRLSGDEFALLFSGKMSKSDIEHFLNIFAEKLEQMIFFHGDKELALHVTMGAALQKEGALEKADIALKKARQKRKLYEIYYDEDKEVEQQYKNNIEWIKKLKKSIELERVVPFFQPIVHVDTKRPKGYECLMRIIDDDGSMVSPVHFLDIAKKSRYYYKLTEIMIEKSCEYFENSRCSFSINLSILDILNTDIVQILKNALKKYSVKDRLILEIVESEGIENYDVIHVFLHEMKELGCQVAIDDFGTGYSNFEHILKLPIDYIKIDGSLIKNITTNKDAELIVSTIVDFAKKKHIKTVSEFVSSEEIYNKVKELGVDFAQGYYFSPPKQFVPKECISI
- a CDS encoding energy transducer TonB yields the protein MHRLVISFFITLVLYILLFLAISLDLHPKQEYRKLPERHPLSLGSVRLLKPQPPAMKKSLIKEKKATKKQQIAQPQKVVKIAKRGVNKRAKKRVRILKKRSIKKKRVAKKRASKSSHEALPSLSQIFAKKSHPQKKIAIPKNISRLYKDKFETFTKTQREFIKDNLDKIGLITQKYLYLRGYPYIAAKTKQEGTNIVEFYLHPNGDITDLHIIQSSGFEVLDENSLETIKTAYKDYPLPSQTTLIRIKVRYSIIY
- the hemL gene encoding glutamate-1-semialdehyde 2,1-aminomutase; translated protein: MLEKSQQAYQEAIQYIPGGVDSPVRAFKSVGGVPPFIERGKGALLYDIDGNEYIDYVQSWGPLIFGHADEETLQAVCDQAQKGLSFGAPTLLETALAKEIVELFDSVDKIRFVNSGTEAVMSAIRLARGFTGRDDIIKFEGCYHGHSDSLLVSAGSGAATFGTPSSPGVPADFTKHTLLARYNDIESVKKCFAASDEIACVIIEPIAGNMGLVPAKEEFLQELRALCDEHGTLLIFDEVMSGFRAHLKGAQGLVDIKPDLVTFGKVIGGGMPVGAFGGRAEIMSHLSPEGPVYQAGTLSGNPVAMAAGLSAIRRLKKDPSIYNILETRAKGLVGGFKKIASDHGIPLQVEVRGSMFGFFFNDKPVENFDDAKRSDLEFFAKFHQEMIKRGVYFACSQFETGFICTPLDEKLIDMTLEKIDEAMKKLA
- a CDS encoding AtpZ/AtpI family protein — its product is MSEPKYKKIIEGAEVLSLGISVVVAILIGVGLGIWMKSIFGYGWLLWLGVFWGIAAAILNIYKAYQKQKRDLDELAKDPRYKNYYDKSEEDELEEYEK
- the rpoD gene encoding RNA polymerase sigma factor RpoD; this translates as MATKDLNKKLEEFFAEHKNGFVTYEQIVDLFERQPTLAQAKKILALQKKYNVDIITSGEAAKQLNIEEKAKKEEERKKLTEEELAEEFDLTKDKELLEWSRSDSPVRMYLREMGQIPLLTKEEEIELSKKIELGENIILDAICSVPYLIDFILDYKEPLINRERRVKELFKSFEEEGDEEESLDKEERKKAKYSKREKRIIELFKALEKAKKEWLKVRDKELPEDASEEEKFHHELVVAFKKKQMKEKLLELGPTSKLINELVKSMETALKSDEGFEKELKKLEYRLPLFNEQLRENHRKLLEEITELSKEEIAARVPEATMVSTYMDIKKLFQAKEASKKGFNLEPEKLAEILEQIKRGKKISEEAKTRMAKSNLRLVVSIAKRYTNRGLPFLDLIQEGNIGLMKAVDKFEYKKGYKFSTYATWWIRQAISRAIADQARTIRIPIHMIETINRINKIVRKHLQETGKEPDVETIAKEVGLPVDKVKNVIKITKEPVSLEAPIGSEEDGKFGDFIEDKNAPNPLEVIMKEDMKSKIDEILENLNEREKAVVRMRFGLLPDESDRTLEEIGKELNVTRERVRQIESSAIKKLKHPKVGRKIKNYIED
- a CDS encoding 3-isopropylmalate dehydratase small subunit: MNVITGKVWKFGDNIDTDLIIAARYLNTSDPHELAKHVMEDADPEFVKKLQPGDIIVAGENFGCGSSREHAPIALKAAGVAAVVAKSFARIFYRNAFNMGLPIFELPEADKINEGDLISIDMESGVIKDLNKHNEYKFTPIPPFMQELLACGGLINYAKAKILEENA
- the leuB gene encoding 3-isopropylmalate dehydrogenase; its protein translation is MRRYTVALIKGDGIGPEIIDEAVKVLDAVSVKEGFEITYKEALLGGASIEVTGEPITEETIEIAKSADAVLFGAIGGPQWDDLPRDKRPETGLLKLRKALEVFANLRPTTVYDELINASTLKPEVIKGTDLMVVRELIGGIYFGQPRGYEGDKAYNTMVYTKEEVRRIAKVAFKIAMKRDKKITSVDKANVLEVSQLWRDTVNEVAKEYPEVTLDHLYVDNAAMQLVRDPKQFDVILTGNIFGDILSDEASMLSGSIGLLPSASIGLKHGLYEPIHGSAPDIAGQGIANPIATIASAAMMLKYQFGEESAAKRIEDAIKRVLKEGYRTKDIASFDAKEVVTTSEMGSLIAQYASEI
- a CDS encoding CCA tRNA nucleotidyltransferase, giving the protein MQAKFKHGGYYPQLFSLLPPKLHKDLQILRKFFASYTKRVYIVGGSVRDMLRHFIHGDRVTIVDLDIEVYDIAPKEFDTLMQRLDAKGVGKSFFVYKYKENIDISLPRVESKIGRGHKAFAVDLAKDEQEASMRRDFTMNALMLNIYDGKLLDFWKGVDAIAKKRIVIVNPIKFQEDSLRVLRGMQFAARFGYKIEQKSCEIMQKMDLDDLSSERIFWEFEKMFQAFYLHFGLYYLIALRVDRKIFGKEFAPIFFKTAKELQKNRSNFEADLYKFYFLYILAKNAHMRFTSLLDTLKTPNEYYKAFRKQKSLPKNRSDRFLAAMALRMPLKEYLGNYAKDVKIRAQKFGFWDAKFEPVKASELIALGFSGKELGEELRRRSLKIIKERFAK